The Streptococcus viridans genome includes a window with the following:
- a CDS encoding sensor histidine kinase, which produces MKRTDYLLIFLYTVLILAVIIHSIFGLFDFQWSYLLEDLSKLRAFLFIGFGLTLALTILMILLIKLIQFTIMNTVQKNLRNLLEGKKLKFGENKEINEDFQRLDRKLKRLTENLQRTENRVMQNEEEIVERERRRIARDLHDTVSQELFAANMILSGVASQDQVLQLPKVGQQLKGVTEILNTAQNDLRILLLHLRPTELEGRNLVEGLQVIFRELQEKSNLEVHFEHDVQRLPKTIEEHIFRIVQEVVSNTLKHAHAKRLDVYLLQTEQSLHLKLADDGVGFDPESLGELSYGMKNIQDRVDDMAGRIKILTSPKKGVAIDIKVPLVEGEDDEIITSR; this is translated from the coding sequence ATGAAACGAACAGACTATCTTTTAATCTTCCTTTATACGGTCTTAATTCTAGCTGTAATTATCCATTCGATCTTTGGTCTCTTTGACTTTCAGTGGTCTTATCTATTGGAAGATTTATCAAAGCTTCGTGCATTTCTTTTTATTGGCTTTGGCTTGACGCTTGCTCTTACTATTTTGATGATCTTATTGATCAAATTGATTCAATTTACAATCATGAACACCGTCCAAAAAAATCTGAGAAACTTGCTCGAAGGCAAGAAGCTAAAATTTGGAGAAAACAAAGAAATTAATGAAGATTTTCAACGCTTGGATCGCAAGCTCAAACGCCTGACAGAAAATTTGCAACGTACAGAAAATCGAGTCATGCAAAATGAAGAAGAGATTGTGGAAAGAGAACGCAGGCGAATTGCTCGAGATCTCCATGATACGGTGAGCCAAGAGTTATTTGCAGCTAATATGATTTTGTCCGGTGTAGCCAGTCAGGATCAGGTTCTTCAACTGCCTAAAGTCGGGCAACAGTTGAAGGGAGTTACAGAAATTCTAAACACTGCTCAAAACGATTTGCGGATTCTCTTATTACACCTGCGGCCGACAGAACTAGAAGGTCGAAACTTGGTAGAAGGTCTCCAGGTGATTTTTAGAGAACTACAAGAAAAGAGTAATTTAGAAGTTCATTTTGAACACGATGTTCAAAGACTCCCTAAAACAATAGAAGAGCATATTTTCCGGATTGTGCAAGAAGTGGTGAGCAATACATTGAAACATGCCCATGCGAAGCGCTTAGATGTTTATCTGTTGCAAACTGAACAATCTCTCCATCTAAAATTAGCAGATGATGGAGTGGGGTTTGATCCAGAATCTTTGGGTGAACTAAGTTATGGTATGAAAAATATTCAAGATCGAGTAGATGACATGGCAGGAAGAATTAAGATTTTGACCAGTCCTAAAAAGGGAGTAGCCATTGATATTAAAGTGCCATTAGTAGAAGGAGAAGATGATGAAATTATTACTAGTAGATGA
- a CDS encoding response regulator transcription factor: protein MKLLLVDDHEMVRLGLKSYLSMQDGIDQVIEASDGQEGVEIALQERPDVIIMDIVMPHMTGIEATLAILKEWSDAKILILTSYLDNEKIYPVLDAGAKGYMLKTSSAEEILRAIRKVEQGELAIETEVSQKVEYRKNHVELHDDLTARERDILALLTKGYENQRIADELFISLKTVKTHVSNILSKLDVSDRTQAVVYAFQHHLVSQEDF, encoded by the coding sequence ATGAAATTATTACTAGTAGATGATCATGAGATGGTCCGTTTAGGATTGAAAAGCTATTTAAGTATGCAAGATGGGATTGATCAAGTCATAGAGGCTAGCGATGGTCAAGAGGGTGTAGAGATAGCCTTACAAGAACGACCAGATGTCATCATTATGGATATTGTCATGCCACATATGACCGGGATTGAAGCGACACTCGCCATCCTGAAGGAGTGGTCAGATGCAAAAATATTGATCCTAACGTCTTATCTGGACAATGAAAAAATCTACCCTGTCTTGGATGCAGGAGCCAAGGGATATATGCTCAAAACCTCTAGTGCAGAGGAAATTTTACGGGCCATTCGTAAGGTGGAACAAGGAGAGTTGGCGATTGAGACAGAGGTCAGCCAAAAAGTTGAGTATCGAAAAAATCACGTGGAACTCCATGATGACTTGACCGCGCGTGAACGAGATATCTTGGCTTTGCTAACCAAGGGATATGAAAATCAACGGATAGCTGATGAATTATTCATTTCATTAAAGACGGTCAAGACGCACGTGTCGAATATTTTATCAAAATTAGACGTGAGCGATCGTACCCAAGCAGTAGTTTATGCCTTCCAACATCACTTGGTCTCTCAGGAAGATTTTTAG
- the liaF gene encoding cell wall-active antibiotics response protein LiaF: protein MWKIQLFVFVEALLLTMAAITILAGNISRIVLIVVLCLLLLYYYIGKQRSNFLLVASSILLFFIVMLNPYVIAALLFAVVYAMLVAYPYFYRENEEVKIDYEEDVEIRQEKTPWIGDLHHFSKVNCHFRDLTITRLFGKDTIHLDEVIVVNHDNVIIMRKMFGNTKIILPVDVELSLQVNTLYGELRLFSQKPRKLRNETVSMETPNYRSSHRTVKLVIAGIVGDVEVVRG, encoded by the coding sequence ATGTGGAAGATTCAATTGTTTGTGTTTGTTGAAGCTTTGTTACTCACCATGGCTGCAATCACTATTTTGGCGGGAAATATATCTCGTATCGTCCTAATCGTGGTTCTGTGCTTGCTTCTATTGTATTATTACATTGGAAAACAGCGGAGCAATTTTCTTTTAGTGGCATCCAGCATTCTGCTGTTTTTTATTGTCATGTTAAATCCTTATGTCATCGCTGCACTTTTGTTTGCCGTCGTCTATGCCATGCTGGTGGCTTATCCCTATTTTTACCGTGAAAACGAAGAAGTGAAGATAGATTATGAGGAAGATGTAGAAATCCGACAAGAGAAAACGCCTTGGATTGGGGATTTACATCATTTTTCAAAGGTAAACTGCCATTTTCGTGATTTGACGATTACACGTTTATTCGGGAAGGATACGATCCACTTAGACGAAGTGATTGTAGTGAATCATGACAATGTCATCATCATGAGAAAGATGTTTGGTAATACGAAGATTATTTTGCCGGTGGATGTGGAGCTTAGTTTGCAGGTGAATACCTTATATGGAGAATTGCGACTCTTCTCTCAAAAACCTAGGAAATTGAGAAATGAGACAGTAAGCATGGAGACCCCAAATTATCGAAGTTCCCATCGAACAGTGAAGCTTGTTATTGCGGGGATTGTAGGAGATGTGGAGGTCGTCAGAGGATGA